DNA from Pseudocitrobacter corydidari:
AAACGCCGCCAACTGGCTGAGCGTCGACCACGGCTGGCGCAACAGGCGGTTTACCGCCAGGCGCAGCGGCAGTGCTTTCAGCGTTAAGCGCTTCAGCACGTTTAGCACCATCCAGCCCAGCACGCCGCACAGTAATGCCAGCACCACCGCCCCGGCCAGCACCGACCACAGAAGCGGGCTACCGCCCATCAACCATGCAAGCAGGCCGATAACCACCAGGCAAATCACCGGAATATAAAACTTCAGCGGCCAGACGCTGGCGACCACGTCGCGCCGCAGCACGCGCAGCGGTTGCGTTGCCAATAACAGGCGATACGGACGCAGCCCGACCAGCAGCGAAATCACTATCATTGTGCCGATTGCCCACAACCACGGCCAGGCGCTGGCGGAAGGCAGTGCTGCCGGTAAAACCGGCTTGAGCAGAATCAACAATATATGTTCGAACAGCAGTCCCATCGCGCCGCCAGTTATCACTGCCAACGTGAGCAGCAACAGCCACTGGCCAATAATCAGCTTGCGTAACTGCGCCCGCCCGGCGCCAAGGGTTTTGAGGATTGCCACCAGGTCATAACGGCTGCGGCAGTAGTGCCCCATCGCCACCGCGACTGCCGCCACCGCCAGCAGCAACGTTAACAGCGCGGAAAGCAGCAGGAACTGCTGCGAACGTTCGAGGGATTTGCCCAACGCGCCTTCGTCCTGCTCCAGGCCATACCAACGATGCTCAGGCTTCAGTTGTGGTAGCAGCCATTTTTCATAGCTCGCCAGCTGTTCTGGCGTGCCGCCAAACTTGTAGCGCCAGCTCACGCGGCTGCCAGGCTGCACTGCCCCGGTTTTATCGACGTCCGCCATGTTCATCATCAGGCGTGGCGCCATCTGGAAAGGGTTGAAGCCCGCATCCGGCTCCTGAACGATTTCCCCGGCGATGCGCAGCGTGGCATCACCGACGTCAATTTCATCGCCTGTCTTCAGGTTTAACAACGCCAGCAAACGCGGGGCCAGCAACACGGTGCCGGGCTGCGGCTTCACCCCCTCCGGTTTGGTTTGCAGCGTGCCGTACATCGGATAAACACTGTCTACGGCTTTGACGTCAGCGAGCTGCGGCGTGTTCCCCGCCCAGGTCATGGTCGAGAAGCTCACCTGCTCGCCAACCTTTAGCCCCTCTTCTCGCGCTTTATCCAGCCAGGCGGCGGGCACTTCACGCGAGCTACGCAGCGCCCTGTCGCCTGCCATATATTCACGGCTTTGCTGACTTAAGCCTTTTTCCATACGATCGCTGATACTGCCGAGCGCCAGCACGCAGGCCACCGCCAGGCTTAACGCCAGCCAGACAATCAGCAGCGACGGCGAGCGCCACTCCCGCCAGAACCAGCGTGCAATCATGCTTCCTCCCGCAATTCACCGTCCACGAGGCGCAAACGTCGGTCGCAGCGCGCCGCCAGCTGCGGATCGTGGGTCACAAGAATGAGCGTCGTGCCGTGTTCACGGTTGAGAGAGAAAAGCAGGTCGGCTATTTTATCGCCGGTCTGCCTGTCGAGGTTTCCGGTAGGTTCATCGGCGAAGAGGAGATCCGGGCGACCATTAAACGCGCGCGCCAGCGCCACGCGCTGCTGTTCACCGCCCGAAAGCTGTGCCGGAAGATGATGCAGACGCTTGCCAAGGCCAAGCTGTTCAAGCAACGCTTTCGCGCCGCCCCGGCTCTGGCTGTCGCTTTCGCCACGCAGCAGCGCCGGAAGTTCAACGTTTTCCAGCGCGTTGAGCGTCGGGATCAACATAAAAGACTGAAAAACAAAACCCACATGCTGCGCGCGTAAACGCGCCCGCGCTTCTTCATCCAGCGCCGTCAGCGATTGCCCGAGCAGCTTCACATCGCCGCCGCTGCCGTCATCCAGCCCGGCCAGAATCGCCAGCAACGTCGACTTCCCTGACCCCGACTCGCCAATCAGGGCGATGGTCTGCGCCGGTTTGACAATCAGGTTAACTCCGGTAAGGATGGAAAGCTCATGCTCTCCCTGACCGACGGATTTCTTAAGATGATGAACTTCAAGCACGTTTTCCGCTGGCATTTGCCCGTCCTGTTTTTGATTCTGTTAAGCTTCCGCGCCGTCGCCGCAGACACGTTGTTGATCCTCGGCGATAGCCTGAGCGCGGGATATCGTATGGCCGCCAATACGGCCTGGCCTGCCCTGCTCAACAGCAAATGGCAGCCGAAAACAGAGGTGATTAACGCCAGTATCAGCGGCGACACCTCAGCACAGGGGCTGGCGCGCCTGCCTGCGTTGTTGAAACAGCATAAACCACGCTGGGTGCTGGTTGAGCTGGGCGGCAATGATGGCCTGCGCGGCTTCCAGCCTCAGCAAACCGAGCAAACGCTGCGCACCATTCTGCAACAAATTAAAGCGGCCAACGCCGAGCCGTTGTTAATGCAAATTCGCCTGCCCGCAAACTACGGACGCCGCTATAATGAGGCCTTCAGCGCGATTTATCCGCAGCTTGCCCAGGAATTCACTATCCCACTGCTGCCCTTCTTTATGGAAGAGGTTTATCTCAAACCGCAGTGGATGCAGGATGATGGTATTCACCCCAATCGTGACGCCCAACCGTTTATCGCCGACTGGATGGCGACACGCCTGGCACCACTAGTTAATCACGACTCCTGAATATAAAGGGGCGTTCTCAGGTAAAGTTATGCAAAAAACGGTTTTAATTACAGGATGTTCAAGCGGTATTGGTCAGGAAAGCGCCCTTGAGCTGAAGCGCCAGGGATTTCGCGTGCTGGCGGCCTGCCGCAACCCTGCCGACGTCGCGCGGATGAACGGGATGGGGCTTATTGGTATTGAACTGGACCTCGATGACCCTGCAAGCGTAGACCGTGCCGCCGATGAGGTTATCGCCCTGACCGGCAATCGCCTGTTTGGCCTGTTTAATAACGCCGGTTATGGCGTCTACGGCCCGCTCAGCACCCTTACCCGGACACAGCTCGAACAGCAATTTTCCGCCAACTTTTTCGGCGCGCATCAGCTGACACAGCGTCTTCTTCCGGCGATGATCCCGCATGGTGAAGGCCGCATCGTGATGACGTCGTCGGTAATGGGGCTTATCTCTACGCCCGGTCGCGGCGCCTATGCCGCCAGCAAATATGCGCTTGAGGCGTGGTCCGACGCGCTGCGCATGGAGCTGCATACCACGGGCATAAAAGTGAGCCTGATTGAGCCGGGCCCGATTCGTACACGCTTCACCGACAACGTGAATCAAATCGAGCAGGATAAACCGGTCGAGAACCCCGGCATTGCCGCGCGGTTTACCCTGGGCCCGGACGCGGTCGTTGAAAAAGTGCGTCACGCCTTTATCAGCGACAAACCCAAACTGCGTTATCCGGTGACGCTGGTGACCCACGCCGTTGGCTGGCTGAAGCGCCTGCTCCCGGCCCGCGCGATGGACAAAATTTTACGCGGCTAAGTTGAAGGCGGGCTTCGCGCCCCCATGTAATAGTCAAATCGACAAAAGAGAGTGGCTCATGTCCGTACAGAATATCGTCAATATTACCGAAGCTAACCTGCACCAGACGCTGGAACAATCCGTCACGACGCCGATTCTGTTCTATTTCTGGTCTGAACGCAGCCAACATTGTCTGGAGCTGACACCGGTTCTGGAAAGCCTGGCCGCGCAGTACAACGGTCAGTTTATTCTGGCAAAGGTAGACTGTGACGCAGAACAGATGGTGGCCTCACAGTTCGGCCTGCGCGCTATCCCAACGGTGTACCTGTTCCAGAATGGTCAACCGGTGGACGGTTTCCAGGGCCCGCAGCCGGAAGAAGCCATTCGCGCCCTGCTCGATAAAGTTCTGCCGCGTGAAGAAGAGCTGAAAGCCCAGCAGGCAATGGAACTGATGCAGGAAGGCAACTATGCCGACGCGCTGCCGCTGCTGAAAGATGCGTGGTCCATGTCGAATCAGGATAGCCAGATTGGCCTGCTGCTGGCAGAAACGCAGATCGCGCTGAACCGTTCTGAAGACGCGGAAGCCGTACTGAAAACCGTGCCATTGCAGGATCAGGACACCCGTTATCAGGGTCTGCTGGCGAAAATTGAACTGCTGAAACAGGCCGCTGATACGCCGGAAATTCAGCAGTTACAACAGCAAGTTGCACAGAACCCGGACGATGCAGCGCTGGCCTCGCAGCTGGCGCTACAACTGCATCAGGTAGGTCGTAACGAAGAAGCGTTGGAGCTGCTGTTCAGCCATCTGCAAAAAGACCTCGGCGCAGCTGATGGTCAGGCACGTAAAATGCTGCAGGAGATCCTCGCAGCATTAGGCACCGGCGATGCGCTGGCGTCGAAGTATCGCCGTAAGTTGTATTCGCTGCTGTACTGATTGATTGCCGGATGCCGCTGACGCTTATCCGGCCTACATATTCGCATGTCTGTAGGCCGGATAAGGCGCAGCCGCCATCCGGCTTTTTCTCACATCTTCTTCAACTGCGACACCACCAGCTGATGGCGTGAATTGTAGAATTTCCGGTACGTCAGGTAACAGGCGATAATCGTCGACAGGCTGGCAGTAGACAGCAGCATAAACGTCACCATTATCTGGTACTTAATCGCTTTTACCGGATCAATCCCCGCAAAAATCAGCCCTGACATCATCCCCGGTAAACTCACCAACCCAACCGTTTTTGCCGAATCCACCGTGGGGATCAGCGACGCGCGAATACTTTCGCGAATTAATCGCGCTGAGGCCATCTTAGGCGTCGCGCCCAGGCTGAGTTTCTCCTGAATCTGCTGCTGTTCCGCGCTAAAGCGCTGCCCAAGATTGTTGTAACACAGCCCCACCGCCACCATCGCATTGCCGGCAATCATCCCGGAAATGGGGATCACCTGCATCGGTGTAAATTCAATCGAGCCCGAAAAGACCAGTACTGCCAGCGTTAACCCGGCCCCGGTGGTGATGGCGATAAACGACGAAACAAACGCTTTGCTGATGTATTTACTGCGTTTTTGCGCGTTGTAGGCAGCGTTAAAACAGATGAACAGCACCATCAACAGCGTCAGAATCGCGTGGTTAACGTTGAAAATATACTTCAGCACATAGCCGACAATAATAAGCTGCACAACTGCCCGGCAAATACTCCAGATAATATCTTTTTCCAGCGCCAGTTTTTCCCGGTAGCTCACCACAATGGCCACCAGCACTAATACCATAGAGAGTGCCAGTGACTCATTGGTTATGGCGTGTTCATTCATCGGTGGCCTCCTGCATATCCTTTCCTGAGAGCGGTAATGTAATAACATCATCCGCATGTTCTATTTCATCTTTATCGTGGGTAACCCACAGCACGGCGATATTTTTCTCCCGAACATAGCGATGAATAATATCGTTCACGTTATGCTTATTTTCTTCATCAAGCGCGCTGGTAATTTCATCCAGTAATAAAACGTCCGGCAAAAACTGTAGGTTGCGGATCAGGGAAATACGCTGCTTTTCACCGCCAGAAAGATCGTTTATTGACTTTGACAACGTTTCTTCCGGCAAGCCAAACCGTGTCAGGAACGCCAGGAAGGTATCCGGCTCCGTGCGTTTATCACGAATCTGCCAGGGGAAAATCAGGTTGTCATAGACCGTTTCGCCAAACAAAGCGGGCGTTTGCGCGCAGTAGGAAACCTGCTGACGGTACTGCTCAGGCGACAGGTTAGTGTAATCCTGGCCTTTAAACTGAATCGTCCCTTCGCTCGGGCTTAATAGCGAGGCGATGATTTTTAATAATGTACTTTTACCACAGCCCGAAGGGCCAGTTATCAGCTTAAACTCACCCGGCGCAATGCTGAAATTGATATCGTTTAACACCTGCCGCTCACCGATGCTATAACCCACGCCGGATAATTGCAGAATCGCGTTGTCTTCCTTCATGATTATTTGAAACTCCTGCTCGAACTGATAGACACAGTGTAACGATATTTGTGCAGGAGGAGTTAATCGAAAATAATTTATTTTCCGCAGCACAATAAAAAAGGCGCTCACCGACTATATCGGTAAACGCCCTTTCTAGTACCCTGTGTAACACTTATTCACTACCGTCAGGAAAGTTTTCTTTTAAGTATTCCAGAACGTTTTTATTGACCTTGTGTTCTGTGAATTTATAGCCTTTCCAGTACTCCGGCTGCTCGAGGTAGACTTCGGGCGGAATGGTGAAGTCACTTAACACCATCCATTCAGCAAACAGCTCTGGGTTTCGTTTCTGTACAAGTTGTAGCAACATTATCAATGACATAGCAGAGGCAGGGACATTAACCGAACCATCTAAATATTTATGTATGGTGGAACGGTTGGCCCTGAACAGTATCGGCAAGATAGCTTTATCTAGCCCCATCTCTTCAAATATCTTCGCAAAATCATTCATTTACATGAATCCCTACCGGTTTCAAGACACCTCAAAATTGAGATTAATCAAAGAAACGTATTTTACCACATTTTGGCACCACAAACATTAGGCATTCAGAAACACAGATTCATTTGTGTGATTAATCAAAAGCTTACTTTTCTTTACAAAACAACTATCACATAATAAAAACCAAATATGTTTCTAATAAAAACCAAAAACACCACATAATAGAAACATTTTGAGAATTAACCCCATTACGTTGTGCTTTACTTAACATTTAATGCGGCGTAGATTCCTGATTCTCGAAACAATATTTGATTCTATTGGAATCAAAAATAAGCTCATAAAGAAACTTAAACAGCAATTATTTTTAAAGAGAAATTAACAAATGAAAGCAATCAGCAAAACATTCCTGGCTATGGTTATCGGTGTGGTTTGTTCTGGCACTGCGCATGCAGCCCTTACTCAAGGCCAGCGCGATGCCGCGTTTTCCATGTTTCATGAGGGCGCAAGCCTTTACAATTCCCTTCCTCTGGATGCCCCAGAAGATGAAGTCAATGCTGCACATGATAAAGCGGTTACCGGTCTGGCAAGACTGGGGGTAAAGGCGGGTGATTTCGAATCGGCTATCGCTAACATCAACTCAATGGCAGGTACCGTAGAAAATTTACAGGCAATGATTGGATATGATTTGAATGGTTCGTCTGCGGCAATACCCCCTCATCTTCCAGGTGTACGAGCACATGAAAGCGCAATGAAAGATGAGGCGCTGCGCGATGCTTATCGCAGAGGAACTGGTGAGGTCATTCCCCTTAAAGCACCGGCGACAGAAACCGTCAAGGGGCAATACACACAGACTAAACCTGCCGCGCTCTCACTGGATAAATCAAAAGCGAAACCTGTCATCAGCACCGAGCAATATCGACAGGCAACAGCAGTAACACTGACCACAACGGAAGACCACGTTGCGAAGAATTCAGCAGAGATTGCCGAGCACGCTAACACGCTTGAGCAGCACCACCGCGTTTTAGTCGCCGTAGGTAAAGAGATGCAAAATATCCGCGACACTACCACCGATAACACGGCCGCTATTGATCAAAATGGCAGTGATATCCAATCAGTTGCGGAATATGCGAAAGGCAACCATGCTCAAATCATTCAGACAAAAAATACCGTAGAAGGCATCCAGAAACAGGAAGCTATCCAAAATGGTTCACACGTTCAGGGCATGATGATTGCGAAACATAACGCTGAACAGGAAGCCATCCAGCAGCAAATTACCGCACTGGCGGAAACTATCCCGGCGACTACCGTTGATCACAGCAAGGAAATCGCTGCCAACCGGGAATCCATCAATACAACTAATCGTACATTAACCGATCTGAAGAAGCAGCAGAAAGCCGAGTCAGATTATTACGAAGGGCAGATTCAGAACCTGGCCCATGAAGCCAGTGCAGCGATCAACAGCGATCGCCAGCAGATCGTCAGCACTCAGCAACGCGTGGACTCCAATGCCACACAGCTGAGCAAACTGAACAGTAATTTCACCAGCCTGAAGCACACCGTTGACGAAAATAAACATGAAGCTGCGGCCGGCTCCTCCTCCGCAATGGCGCAGGCAAACATTCCTCAAGTACTGAATGGTCAGACTGTTGCCGTCGGTGCGGGTGTTGGCGGCTATGACGGCGAATCCGCTATAGCGGTCGGCGTTTCCTTCCGTGCCGCAGAAAGCGTCACCGTCAAAGCTACCGTCAGCGATGATTCTCAGCAGAACGTCGGCTATGGCGCGGGTGTCTCTGTAGGCTGGTAATCCATCAAACATTAAGGCGCTCTGCCGGGCGCTTTAATGTTTAACAGACATAGTACTCAATAGATTTTAATGATGAACGAAATGAAAGAAATAAAGACATTAACACTGCTGGCCTTCGTGCTGCTCGCAGGTTGCTCATCATCTGCCTCCCGAATGGCGGAGTGTCAGGCACAGGGAATTTCCCGCAATACCTGTTATCTTGCCGAGCAAAACAGACAAGCGGCTATCCTTGGTGCCTCGCAAGCACAAGCTTATAAAAACGCCAGCGAGGCCAATGACGATTCAGGTAATAAACATCATCATCACGCCAGACAATATGGCCAGGCTGCGCATAAAAACCACATTTATAAGGGATATGGCGTGGCGTTCCGAATGAGCAGCAAAAATTTTGCTTACCTGAATGAGTCGTTATGCGCTATTGATGAAGACCATACCGACGCCACAACCTATCAGAGCGGCCTTTATAATGTCATTGTCTATCACCGCACCGGTAAAGTTGCGTTGATGAGACAGGGGCAATTCCAGGGATATCTAAAATGATCTCTCGCCAGGAGGGGGTCATACATGCCGTTATTATCGTAGCGTTTATCTTCGCCCTCCTGCAAGTAGTACTGTTAACACTGCTCATCCATGCGATTAATGTTAACAATGAAGTCCATGAAGCTGTTTATCAGTCGAATAAACAGCTGATTGGAGAAGTACAACAGCTGCTCGCACTTCCCGAAATGTTACAAAAATAATAATGCTGTCTGCATAATGTTCCCCTCTTTTTACTACCGGTTTTAAGAGGGGCTTTTTAATCAGGCTTAGCTGTTCTTTTAAAACGTCCTGTTCCGGATTTAAGGTATAAAGTGACGTAATATCGAAATCTGGCAGGCGAATTTCGTCGCAGTAGCCGATATACTTTACGTCAGCAGCGGCATCATACCGCTTAGATAAACGGACGGTATAACAGGAGGTTTCATGCTGATATTTATCCCTATCATGATTTTTGTCGTACTGGTGGTCGTTGCCGCTGGCGTCAAAATCGTTCCTCAGGGCTATCAATGGACGGTCGAACGTTTTGGTCGCTACACCAATACGCTTCAGCCTGGGCTTAGCCTTGTCGTGCCCTTTATGGACAGGATTGGCCGTAAGATCAACATGATGGAGCAGGTTTTAGATATTCCGTCTCAGGAGGTTATCTCCAAAGATAACGCCAACGTCACCATCGATGCCGTCTGTTTTATTCAGGTCATTGATGCCCCAAAGGCAGCCTATGAGGTGAGCAACCTGGAACTGGCGATCATTAACCTGACGATGACCAATATTCGTACCGTGCTGGGTTCTATGGAGCTTGATGAAATGCTCTCCCAGCGCGACAGCATCAACACGCGTCTGCTGCATATCGTTGATGAAGCCACCAATCCATGGGGCATTAAAGTCACCCGTATCGAAATCCGCGATGTTCGCCCACCGGCAGAGCTGATTGCGTCGATGAACGCCCAGATGAAAGCCGAACGTACAAAACGCGCCTATATTCTGGAAGCCGAAGGTATTCGTCAGGCGGAAATCGTTAAAGCCGAAGGGGAAAAACAGTCGAAGATCCTCAAGGCGGAAGGTGAACGTCAGTCGGCCTTCCTCGAGGCGGAAGCCCGTGAACGTTCCGCAGAAGCAGAAGCGCGTGCAACCAAAATGGTGTCCGAAGCCATTGCCGCCGGGGATATTCAGGCGGTGAACTACTTCGTCGCACAGAAATACACCGAAGCGCTGCAACAGATCGGGACATCCAGTAACAGCAAAGTGGTCATGATGCCTCTGGAAGCCAGCAGCCTGATGGGCTCTATTGCAGGCGTGGCCGAACTGATCAAAGACAGCGCCAACGAACGGAAAAGATAATGGTCGAGATGATTCTGGCTCATCCGCATATTTTCTGGTTAAGCCTGGGCGGCCTGTTGCTGGCCGCCGAGATGCTGGGCGGCAACGGTTATCTGCTGTGGAGCGGCGTTGCCGGGGTGATCACCGGCCTGCTGACCTGGATTCTGCCCGTCAGTTGGGAGTGGCAGGCGGTAATATTCTGTATCCTGACGCTGCTGGCGGCGTGGCTGTGGTCAAAATGGCTGGCGCGCCAGGTTAAAGAGCTGAAACCCGCAGACAGTCAGCTTAATCAACGCGGGCAACAACTTGTAGGGCAGCGTTTTACGCTCAATGCCGCACTGGTTAACGGGCGTGGGCAGGTTCGGGTTGGCGATAGTGCCTGGCCCGTTACTGCTGATGACGATTTTCCTGCGGGGTCAAAAGTTGAAGTCATTGCGGTAGAGGGCATTACGCTACGCGTTCGTCTCTGTGATCAGGCAAAACATTAAGCCTGCTTTTTATGCTGGCAGCAGCCCGAAAGATGGTCGATTATCGGGCAATCCACACCGTCATCACCCGGGCAGGACGCCGCCAGCGCCAGAAGCTGATCGCGCATCGCTTGCAAGTCGCTGATATGTTTTTCAATTTCAGCGACTTTTTGCAGGGTATGCGCCTTCACATCCGCGCTGTGCCGTTTCGGGTCATTGAAAAGCGTGACCAACTCGCCACACTCTTCCAGATTAAATCCTACCTGCCGTGCCTGACGTAACAGCGTAAATTCATCAATATGTTTTTGCGTGTAGCTACGGTAACCGTTCTCGCTGCGCAGCGGCGGTGTCACCAGCCCCTTCTCTTCATAAAAGCGAATGGCTTTACTGGTTAAGCCGGTTTTTTTGGCAACATCGCTGATGTTCATCCTTTTCTCCGAATGCAGTGATACCGATCGGCCTAGTATAACCCACTCCGCCCATCCTGCCGCAATGTGGGTAACAGTTGATACAAATCAAAAGAGCCCGCCGTTTTACACTTTCTTCGTAGACGACATCCGTATTAATAAAATATAAATGCAAATGATTTTAATTATCATTCAATAATCGGATGTTGAATATCAATGACATTGAATACCGTCGGTGAGCTGGATCTCACCCCCTACTTCGCGCTGGAGGGCAATCAGCCCTTTAAAGATCGACGGGCAACGATGCCCTGGCGCGGCGCGGTCCCCATCGCGAAGGAGCAGATGGCGCAGACCTGGCAGCAGCTCTTAAGCCAGGTCGCACCGCCGCGTAAACGCCTGCTCTATCTTCATATCCCTTTCTGCGCCACGCACTGTACTTTCTGTGGCTTCTACCAGAATCGCTATCGGGAGGAGAGTTGCGCCCACTATACGGATGCGCTGCTGCGCGAAATTGAGCAGGAGGCAGACAGCGTACTGCATCAATCCGCCCCCATTCATGCGGTCTATTTCGGCGGCGGTACGCCCTCTGCCCTTTCTGCACATGACCTGGCCCGTATTATCACCACGCTGCGCGAACGTTTGCCACTGGCACCGGATTGTGAAATCACCATTGAAGGGCGAGTTCTGAATTTTGATGATGACCGCATCGATGCCTGTCTGGATGCAGGAGCCAACCGTTTTTCTATTGGTATTCAGTCGTTTAATAGCAAAATTCGCAAGAAAATGGCGCGTACCTCTGACGGCCCTACCGCGATCGCGTTTATGGAAAAGCTGGTGCGACGCGATCGTGCAGCAGTGGTGTGCGATCTGCTGTTTGGTCTCCCGGATCAGGACGCCGCGCTGTGGGGCCAGGATCTCGCTATTGCGGGTGATATCGGTCTTGATGGCGTTGACCTTTATGCCCTGAATCTGCTGCCCAATACTGCGTTGGCTAAGGCGGTGGAAAATGGCCGAACCACGATCCCTTCTCCGGCTGAACGTCGCGACCTCTATTTACAGGGGCATGAGTTTATGGAGCGCGCAGGCTGGCGCTGTATCAGCAACAGCCATTGGGCGCGGACAACCCGCGAACGTAACCTTTATAACCTGTTGATTAAGCAGGGAGCCGATTGCCTTGCGCTGGGTTCTGGCGCGGGCGGTTCAGTTAACGGCTACTCCTGGATGGTCGAACGCAATCTTGACGCCTGGCACACCGCCGTTGAGGCCGGGCGGAAGCCACTCATGATGATGATGCGGACCGCCGAACACGGTTTTCAGTGGCGACATACATTACAGGCTGGCGTAGAAACCGCCCGGGTACCACTCGATGAACTGACCCCGCATAGCAAAAAACTGCTACCGCTTCTGGCACAGTGGCACAACGCCGGGCTGACGCTTGACGCCTCAACCTGCCTGCGTCTTACCCACGAAGGGCGTTTCTGGGCCAGCAATATTTTGCAGTCTCTTGATGAATTAATTCAGCAGCTTAACGCGCCGCGTATTGCGGTAGAAAACCAATAAGGGAGTAACCTATGAGCCATGTTTCTTTGCAGGATCTTTTGAAAACGGAACCGGATGGCACGCTGGAAGCCATTGCGACGCAATATAAAACCACGCTGCTGGATGTCGTCCAGAATCTGCCGAACGCAACGCTGGTCTGCGGCGATAAGTTTGATACCGTCTGGCAGAGCGTTGTTGATTGGGGCAAAGTCACGACGCTGGTCCATACTTCAGACGTGATCCTCGAATTTAGCGGCGACCTGCCTTCCGGCTTCCATCGCCACGGCTACTTTAACCTGCGCGGGAAACACGGCATGAGCGGCCATATTAAAGCGGAAAACTGCACGCATATCGCGCTCATTGAGCGCAAGTTCATGGGCATGGATACGGCATCAATTTTGTTCTTCAACGCGGCGGGAAGCGCGATGCTCAAGATATTCCTGGGACGTGACGATCATCGTCAACTGTTGGCCGATCAGGTTACGGCATTCCGTATGCTTGCTGCCACGTTGAAAGGTGATGCCGAATGAGCCCGTGGTTAATTTTCGGCGCGGGCGGTAGCGGTGTTGGCGCGCTAATGCTGGATCACGCGCTGAATGAAAGACGCCCGGTGTATGCCGTGGTACGCAAGCCAGATGTCGCCGAGCGACTTACACAACAGGGCGTCACCGTGTTCACCGGCGATGCCTGTAACACCGAGCTGGTTACCCTCGCCTGTGAGGCGGCGGGTGCAGACGCCACTATTTTGTCATCCATGGGCGGTACACAGGAGTATC
Protein-coding regions in this window:
- the ybbP gene encoding putative ABC transporter permease subunit YbbP, encoding MIARWFWREWRSPSLLIVWLALSLAVACVLALGSISDRMEKGLSQQSREYMAGDRALRSSREVPAAWLDKAREEGLKVGEQVSFSTMTWAGNTPQLADVKAVDSVYPMYGTLQTKPEGVKPQPGTVLLAPRLLALLNLKTGDEIDVGDATLRIAGEIVQEPDAGFNPFQMAPRLMMNMADVDKTGAVQPGSRVSWRYKFGGTPEQLASYEKWLLPQLKPEHRWYGLEQDEGALGKSLERSQQFLLLSALLTLLLAVAAVAVAMGHYCRSRYDLVAILKTLGAGRAQLRKLIIGQWLLLLTLAVITGGAMGLLFEHILLILLKPVLPAALPSASAWPWLWAIGTMIVISLLVGLRPYRLLLATQPLRVLRRDVVASVWPLKFYIPVICLVVIGLLAWLMGGSPLLWSVLAGAVVLALLCGVLGWMVLNVLKRLTLKALPLRLAVNRLLRQPWSTLSQLAAFSLSFMLLALLLVLRGDLLDRWQQQLPPESPNYFLINIAPEQVQPVKTFLAEHQVIPEAFYPIVRARLTQINGQTTEGNKDESLNRELNLTWQEKQPDHNPIVAGSWPPKAGEVSIEEGLSKRLNIKLGDKVTFTGDTQDFSATVTSLRKVDWESLRPNFFFIFPSGALDGQPQSWLTSFRWEGDNTLLTQLNREFPTISLLDIGAILKQVGQVLEQVSRALEVMVVLVTACGVLLLLAQVQVGMRQRHQELVVYRTLGASKPLLRTTLWAEFALLGLVSGLVAAIGAETALAMLQTRVFDFPWEPDWRLWLALPLCGAVLLSLCGGWLGIRLLKGKALFRQFNS
- the ybbA gene encoding putative ABC transporter ATP-binding protein YbbA, producing MPAENVLEVHHLKKSVGQGEHELSILTGVNLIVKPAQTIALIGESGSGKSTLLAILAGLDDGSGGDVKLLGQSLTALDEEARARLRAQHVGFVFQSFMLIPTLNALENVELPALLRGESDSQSRGGAKALLEQLGLGKRLHHLPAQLSGGEQQRVALARAFNGRPDLLFADEPTGNLDRQTGDKIADLLFSLNREHGTTLILVTHDPQLAARCDRRLRLVDGELREEA
- the tesA gene encoding multifunctional acyl-CoA thioesterase I/protease I/lysophospholipase L1 — translated: MMNFKHVFRWHLPVLFLILLSFRAVAADTLLILGDSLSAGYRMAANTAWPALLNSKWQPKTEVINASISGDTSAQGLARLPALLKQHKPRWVLVELGGNDGLRGFQPQQTEQTLRTILQQIKAANAEPLLMQIRLPANYGRRYNEAFSAIYPQLAQEFTIPLLPFFMEEVYLKPQWMQDDGIHPNRDAQPFIADWMATRLAPLVNHDS
- a CDS encoding SDR family oxidoreductase; this translates as MQKTVLITGCSSGIGQESALELKRQGFRVLAACRNPADVARMNGMGLIGIELDLDDPASVDRAADEVIALTGNRLFGLFNNAGYGVYGPLSTLTRTQLEQQFSANFFGAHQLTQRLLPAMIPHGEGRIVMTSSVMGLISTPGRGAYAASKYALEAWSDALRMELHTTGIKVSLIEPGPIRTRFTDNVNQIEQDKPVENPGIAARFTLGPDAVVEKVRHAFISDKPKLRYPVTLVTHAVGWLKRLLPARAMDKILRG
- a CDS encoding co-chaperone YbbN; translated protein: MSVQNIVNITEANLHQTLEQSVTTPILFYFWSERSQHCLELTPVLESLAAQYNGQFILAKVDCDAEQMVASQFGLRAIPTVYLFQNGQPVDGFQGPQPEEAIRALLDKVLPREEELKAQQAMELMQEGNYADALPLLKDAWSMSNQDSQIGLLLAETQIALNRSEDAEAVLKTVPLQDQDTRYQGLLAKIELLKQAADTPEIQQLQQQVAQNPDDAALASQLALQLHQVGRNEEALELLFSHLQKDLGAADGQARKMLQEILAALGTGDALASKYRRKLYSLLY
- the fetB gene encoding iron efflux ABC transporter permease subunit FetB translates to MNEHAITNESLALSMVLVLVAIVVSYREKLALEKDIIWSICRAVVQLIIVGYVLKYIFNVNHAILTLLMVLFICFNAAYNAQKRSKYISKAFVSSFIAITTGAGLTLAVLVFSGSIEFTPMQVIPISGMIAGNAMVAVGLCYNNLGQRFSAEQQQIQEKLSLGATPKMASARLIRESIRASLIPTVDSAKTVGLVSLPGMMSGLIFAGIDPVKAIKYQIMVTFMLLSTASLSTIIACYLTYRKFYNSRHQLVVSQLKKM
- the fetA gene encoding iron efflux ABC transporter ATP-binding subunit FetA produces the protein MKEDNAILQLSGVGYSIGERQVLNDINFSIAPGEFKLITGPSGCGKSTLLKIIASLLSPSEGTIQFKGQDYTNLSPEQYRQQVSYCAQTPALFGETVYDNLIFPWQIRDKRTEPDTFLAFLTRFGLPEETLSKSINDLSGGEKQRISLIRNLQFLPDVLLLDEITSALDEENKHNVNDIIHRYVREKNIAVLWVTHDKDEIEHADDVITLPLSGKDMQEATDE